CGAACCAAGAACTGGCTCCCAAAATTTAAGACCGATTCCCAGACCGCTTTGAATGGGAATCGATCTTTGGACTTATTTTTTGGTTGGTTCAATCCGGATTCGGATAAACCGGATCCGCTTGTAACCTCCACTAGTTACAACCATCTCAATAACTCCTCATTCATCGAGTTGGGTGGAGCCTGTAAAAGCTGAAGTTGGCTCTGTCCCATCATAAACCTAGGACGAGCAAACACTTGGCTTCTCATTGGGTCTACTGCtgtttttttaaagaaaatatcaaCGATTCAATTTAATTTGGTTTCCTTGAAAAATTGAACTAAATCGAACCATTATGGTGTACGTTTGAATACAGAAATTCGACACGTATATTTAAATCAAACCTTCCAATATGTGGATTGCATTTCAATCACATCACTAGTTGCAaaagataattatccaaaaagtcataaacctattggacggcggccaattcaatcctaaaccttttgattataTCGATTTAATctcaaacattttgataatttgtcaatttaatcctaaacctttttaagtttttcaaatttagttttaaatatattatttgagtaattaaTCGAAATGACTATactgataaatcgtcaaaagatttataattgaatagacaaatcgtcaaaatatttatgactgaatttacataataaaaatgttaataactaaattgacaaatttacaaagaatatatgactaaattgaaacaattaaaagatttaagactgaattggccactGTTGAATAATTTTACCATTGTTGCGACGATTACGTTAGATTCCCCAAAGTACAAAACCCCACAACGAGGGACAAGAGTTTAACTTGAGCAAGCCAACCCAATCCGCAACACGTAGTTTCTTGGATCCACAGACCTGgcatgaaaaattctaaaagtaTATAACgaatattgacaaaaaaaaaaaaaaaccacttatGCCGATGCAATGATTAGAAAAAACGCACCTAACAGGAGCTGGCCAAGTCAGcctgtggaaaaaaaaaaaaaaaaaaaaaaaaaaaaaaaaaataaaaaagtcagcCTGTGGAGCGTTGGTTGGTGGAACGTGACGTGCATGATGTAGGTGGGAACTTAATGCAGAGAGACCAAGTACTGTATAAAAGACGTCGTGCATGCGCAAATTTAGCACAAAGGTTCTTACTGTTCAGTGAAAGATTAGtctggcaaagaaaaaaaacacagagGAGCAGAAATGGCTTCCAAACCAGGACTTCTCACCGAGTGGCCATGGAAGCCTCTGGGGAGCTTCAAGGTACACTGATCTCTTGAATCTGTTCCTTGGGGTAGTTTCGAAACTAAATTCTTAGGTTGGTGAACTTAGGATTTTCTCAAAATGTCGCCCCGAGCTATTCTTTACGACACTGTGTTAATCACTCAAACATacagtagattttttttttttttgtcaaacatacAGTAGAATTGCATAAGTGCATTTTGTGTGCGCAATCTCTTTCCAGGCGAAAAGTTCTTCACGTGGTACTGCTCGGGCTTGTCGTAACGCGAACTTGTTATTGCAAAGTAAATTTTACTAGTTATTATTGGTAGCTTGTTTGTAAAAGATGAATTTGGAAGTGCTTTGTCTCACATAAAATAAATTAGAGCGCGTGGGTAAGTATATAAGCGTGGAAGTTCTCTGTTCTTACAAAGGAAGATAATGGGCTTAGTGGGCTGCATCCTACCATACCGACATTTGGTGATCTTACACCAGTTCCAACATATAGCCATTATATATCATTACAAGAAACCGAATCTGTTAACTTATGTGTGTTTCGGGGTTTGGGGGAACTATGATAGTACGCCATTTTGGCACCATGGGCGGCTCACAGCACGTACCAATTCATGGCGAAAGGGCCCGACGAGAGGGACTTGGGCTATTTCCTCGCATTCCCTTTTCTTCTGGCGAGGATGCTTCACAATCAGATCTGGATCTCGCTCGCCCGCCATCGTACGGCTAAAGGCAATAACCGGATCGTCGACAGAGGCATCGAGTTCGAGCAGGTCGATCGAGAAAGCaattggtctctctctctctctctctctctctctcttctctctctctctctctctctccattgcaGATTATTCTTGTATTTTCTGTTAATCGAAGCTGCTCATTAATTAATGTTGCTCCAACCGACATTAACAGGCGGGAAAAgtctaaaagaaaaatcataaacttattgcattggtgccaattcaattctaaactttttgtacttatgccaattgagtccatccgaccaattttagccTAAAATCCCCGACATGGACGCCGAGCGTCATACTTGGCGTGGCCAACActgatatggatattttttaatagttatttttaaatatatatatatttttttgctttctttatgtttttattttcatttcattctgGCCAGCAAGGGCAGCCTTGCTCGCAGCTAGTGAGGGTTGGCTGGCCCTCATCTAGTGGCTAGCATGGGTTGCTGACGATCCTCGTCGGCcataatgaaatgaaaaaaaaaagaaaaaacaattcaaaaagcataattttttaaaaaatttatttataatgTCCATGTCTGCATCggatgtgccacgtaggacgaccggtGTCTACATCAgctatttccgatcaaaattttgccggatggactcaattggtacaaatgcaaaaaatttaggactgaaatgaCCCAATAACACAGCAAAATCAGGAAGCCAATGATATCacagttcattttttttgggtgaaatttATTGTTTTCTTCCATTGCAGGGACGACCAGATCTTGTTCAACGGGATTCTATTTTACGTGGGTCTCGTGACAATCCCAGAAGCCTCTCACTTGCCACTTTGGAGAACGGACGGGGTGATCGCCACCGTCCTGATCCATACCTTGGCCGTGGAGTTCCTGTATTACTGGCTTCACCGAGCTCTCCACCATCATTTTCTCTATTCTCGCTATCACTCCCACCACCACTCCTCCATTGTCACCGAGCCCATCACCTGTAAGTTCTGCTTCACCTCACATTTTTGTGtaagctttcttcttcttcttcttcttcttttttccggtTCAGTGTCCGTCGCACGATTACAGGACGATCCGAACCATGACGGCTCCGTCTCTGAATTTGGAGTGTTGGCACGTACGTCGTACCAATAAGTGATCCAATAACTCATTTAATTAGATAGCCGACTTCTTCCTTTTTGCAGCGGTAATTCATCCGTTCGCAGAACACATGGCGTATTTTGTGCTATTCGCGATACCCTTGCTCACGACGCTGATCACAAGAACGGCTTCGATAGCATCCTTCGCCGGCTACGTCACGTACATTGATTTCATGAACAACATGGGTCACTGCAACTTCGAGCTCATCCCCAATTGGCTCTTCACCATCTTTCCACCTCTCAAGTACTTGATGTACACTCCATCGTAAGTCCCACAATACGTACGTACATCATTCTCATTTGATCGTTTTCATAGATGCATGAAAAGGAGGGCCTTCACGGCATAATTTAGGCGATGCTGTTTGTAAAGGGCTcgcaaaaaagataaatttacaAGGGAAAAATCAACTAAGGACATAAGCATATGAAGCATTACATCCTAATCCATTGAAAAATGTCCTGAACTAAAACATAGGCTCTCTGCACCACCAAATTAAAGGAATGTAATAAAGCTATTGTTATTGCATAGACCAGATGCACACGCCTCAAGGCTATCTGTACCATTAAATTCAATGGGTCCCACCGAATTTTACGAATGAATCTTTGCTTAAATGGCTCAAATGGTCTCCGGATCTAATTTCTTCCGACGTAAATACCATTTTATAATGTACCCATGACCAGTAAGACAATGATCAAGCAATGAAGCTAGAAGAAGTGTCCTGGGGGTTATGTATAGCCTTATAGGCCCCCAAATACCTTCAATTTAAGGAAATAAGATCCCTTCCGGATGAAGTGGGCCCTCACATTGTTTTGGTCCGGAtctttgggaaaagtacactggaAGTGCTACAACTTGTGTacggtattcacttgagtgccataactttgaaAACACTtacttaaatgtcataacttttaaaaatcgttcacttgagtgctccGTCAGAATAAAatagttcacttgagtgctacaagaacttttccggcgtgtcacgtcggctttttcggcgtccacgtcaacatgacactcaaatgaacgattttttaaagttatggcactaaagtgaacgttttgaaagttatgacactcaagtgaacaccgtaaaaaagttatggcacttttagtgtacttttccccagaTCTTTTGTTGTTAAATATCATGCTTTGTCGATTATAAGGTTCGACGACGCACTATAAGAACTATGCTCCCCCCAAAAACCGAACCTTGTTGTCAACCGCATTGCATTTAATGGCTACAAATTTTCATTTAGGAATTGCTTATGAGTCCTAATACTTGGACAGCTTCCACTCGTTGCACCACACCCAATTCCGGACAAACTACAGCCTCTTCATGCCGATCTACGACTACATATACGGGACGATGGACCGGTCGACGGACGCCACATATGAGACGTCCCTTCGAAGAGCAGAGGACTTGCCGGACGTGGTGCATCTGACGCACCTGACGACGCCGGAGTCTGTCTATCACTTGCGGCTAGGGTTCGCCTCCCTCGCGTCCCGGCCTCACTCGCCCAAATGGTACCTGCGGATGCTGTGGCCGGTCACGCTCGCCTCCGCGGCATGGACCTGGATCTACGGCCATTCCTTCATCTTGGAGAGGAACAGCTTCAAGAAACTCAAGTTGCAATCTTGGGTGATCCCAAGATACAATGTCCAAGTAAGAACTAAACGAGGAGATTGTTATCATTTCACACTTGGCGTTTGCTTTCCCTCGTTCCAAGGGTTTGAAcattgatgattttcttttcctgtaGTATCTATTAGAATGGCGAAGAGAAGCCATCAATGGTTTGATAGAAGAAGCTATACTGGATGCTAACCAGAAAGGAGTCAAGGTTCTGACATTGGGTCTTTTCAATCAGGCAAGACGGTGTCTCCTCCCTAGCCAATTCCTCCATTATTAACGTAACTTGATTTTTCGCGAGCCCCAATCCGGCTTCTTTCAAAATCACACTCGGAATTCTTTCATTGGGGTATCTATTTTAGCCCGATTTATCTAGTCCTTatccattcaattttttttttctgctttttttctccttttaggGAGAGGAATTGAATAGGAATGGTGAATTGTACATTCAAAAGCACAGAGATTTGAGGACCAAGTTGGTGGATGGGAGTAGCTTGGCAGTGGCAGTTGTGCTCCACAGCATTCCTCAAGGGACAAGCCAAGTGCTCCTCAGAGGCAACCTTAACAAGCTTGCTTATGCCATTGCCCATGCTTTATGTGCAAGGGGTATCCAGGTCCTTACCACTCTTCTTCTTTATAAGCCCAAAAGTTAGCAGAGTCCTTTTGAAGCATGTCTCTTTAAAGGGTTTGCATATCCGCGATCAATATATATCTAACTGATACAAGAAATATGGCAGGTAAACGTAGCTTCTAAGGATGAACATGAGAAGCTCAAAGGGAGTCTCAATGGGAAGTACAGAGGCAATTTGATCCTTTCGGCAACTTATTCTCAAAAGGTAATTGACAGGGCAGTTTTTGAAGATTTAGCAACATATAATCTGTGTGAGAACGATGTTCATAGCATCATCTGCTGCAGATATGGTTGGTAGGAGATGGACTTGCCGAAGAAGAACAGAAAAGGGCTCCCAAAGGAACGTTGTTCATACCCTTTTCTCAATTCCCTCCTAAGCAAATCCGCAGAGATTGCCTTTACCACAGCACTCCGGCAATGATCACTCCCCGGTCATTCGATAATTTGCACTCTTGTGAGGTTAGTTTGCTCAATTCTGTAACCAGAAACTATGCAATATTGGAGTTACGTCGTACaatgacccatttaacccacGAAGTCTGTCGATAGATTATGTGGTAAAACGAAATCATGTATTAACCAATCGTGCTAGATTAACCATAACTTGCATATTGTTCTAACAAGAGAAGCTTAGTAATTGATCATAGATATCAATTACAATAAGGCAACTGAATAAGACAAACTAACCATGTTTGTATGTGCGAATGGCGAGCGAAATTGTTTCGCGGGATACCCGATAAACTCTTAGTTCTTGGTCTGCAGAATTGGTTGCCGAGAAGGGTGATGAGTGCCTGGCGCGTGGCAGGGATAGTGCATGCGTTAGAAGGATGGAACTTGAACGAGTGTGGAAGCATGATGTTGGACATAGAGAAAGCATGGGAAGCAAGCCTCCGACATGGGTTCCGGCCGCTGGTGATCTCAGCTGTGTGAAGCGACAAGGGCCTGAATTGAGAAGAAAGGCGCGAGGTTTTTGGAGTGACATTACTGTCGAGGTTCTTAATGCTGCGAGATATGCGAGACGATAGTTCTAAGTCAAGTTTTTGGTGCTCTCCGTGTGCTTGTTGCTCAAGATTGTACTCACAAAACATTCTCGTTCCCAAATAATTTACCTATAATGATTATGGGAGTAAACAATTCCGGTTTCTCTTTGCATAATATTTGccatttatcaaaaaaatataaaaagacatAATCAAATAGTTTGTACGATCTTTAAAATGTAAGTTTCTACATCCACGCAATGCTTGTACTATGACATCCTGAATCCTAGAGTCGTTTACATAAAAGTAGCGAGTCAAGGGCAAGTTCTAGAGGGAGACACCTCATAGGGGTATATGGCATAGGAAGGAATCATCACATTTGAAATAGACAAGTGTCCACCTATTGGAAGATTCTAGAACCTAGCCCTTCTAGGTGGCAACACATGATTAGACCACTTAGAAATAGAGTAAAGACAAACTAATTACACATGGAAAGTGAGGATAAACACGGCTTTCCATGAAAATCACGTAATCTTTGACCGGTCAAATCAAGATATTTGGCTTTGACCAAATCTTTGATCGAGTCAAACGTGATCTTTCATAATAATCACCGCaatatttgaatattcaaaTATCATGATTACAATGGTAACTCAGGGGGGTAGGTGGCGCGCATGTGGCGACAAGAGGAAACTTGTATTTCTCGAGAGTACAAGTGTCCCACCACCTTGAAATATAAAGCCCTAGCCTCGGCCTAGCCTCTATAGGTGGAAGAATATGATAGGACCACTTGTTATGTCATCATGGCACCACCAATGATTGAGGACAAGTGGCAGACAAGTGTAAAGTAGAAAAATACAAGGCTTTCTTGGAGAGAAAGCCAAGGGATGCCATAAATAGCCAAGAGCACCTTAGGAATACCTTTCcctcaacctctctctctttctcagccGCCTACTCTCTCTCACGCTGTCTCACCGTGACTGCCATCTCTCTATAGTCTTGTTATACTAATTTTATcaaagcgaaggtaagtatacTTCTATTCGTTTGATGGGATGAATTGAGCTTGTGTTTGGTTTATGTGCTTGTAGGAGAATGGTTGCGTATATGCTTGAGTTTACTCATGACCCATCGCCTATGGTAGCGGGGCTACCGATGCTGATTCACGCCTCAATTGAAGGTTACCGTTATTGATTACCGCCTCATTCGAGGGTTACTATTGCTGATTACCGCCTCATTCGAGGGTTACTGTTACTGATTACCGCCTCATTCGACGGCGAGACGAAACTACTTAACCATAAGGCCTAGTATGGGACGAGTCAAGTGGAACGATGAAAGAGTCTTACGAGACCAAGCATGGGTTGTCTCACAAGGGATGCCTCGATAGGTGCACATCGAGATGCTCGTCAAGTGAGAATGGGTAGGCCCGTGAAAGTCTGGGACCTCATTGAAATGAACTAAAGCGATGGGTAATCCTATTAGGATACTATTACTTGCGATGTTGTGAAGATGTATGCATGTCATGTCTTGCTGGGATGACTATGGCAATATGATGTTGACATCATCCACGGGGCCCGAGAGAATACTTATTCTTTTGTgtggaaaaaggtaaaaatacgTTTAAATCGAAGAATGATTCTCCCCGGATCTCGAAGAAGCAAGGTGCTGGTGTTATGCTAAATGTTCGTAAACATAAGGGAATGTACATGCTTGTGGAGAAGGGTGATGAACGAACTGTGGTTTCTATTCTTGAAACTCTACAACCCCTATTGAAGGCATTCAACGATGTTATGCCGGAGGATTTGCCCGACGGATTACCTTCTTTGAGGGATATCGAACATGAGATTGACTTTCTTCCAAGTGCAAGTCTCCCTAATTTACAGCATTATCGGATGAATCCGAAGGAGAATCAAATCCTACAAGACCAGGTGGGAGTGCTACTTCGAAAGGCTTTTTGCGCGAGAACAAGAGCCCTTGTGCAATCTCTGCATTTCTCACGCCGAAGCAAGACAGAAGGATGCGTATGTGCGTTGTTAGCCGCGCCATTAATCGGATTACTGTCAAGTATAAATTTCCAATCCGTCGATCGGACGATATgcttgatcgattgattggatTAAGGGTCTTCACGAAACTTGATCTACATAGCGGATATCACCAAGTTCACATCTGTCCCGGTGACGAGTGGAAGATGGCTTTTAAAACTAGTGAAGGTTTGTATGAATCGCTTGTTATGCCATTTGGGCTCACCAACGCACCTAGCACTTTTATGCGTTTGATGACTCAAGTCCTTAAACCCTTTATTGGCAAATCCATTGTGGTTTTCTTTCATGACATTC
The sequence above is drawn from the Rhodamnia argentea isolate NSW1041297 chromosome 9, ASM2092103v1, whole genome shotgun sequence genome and encodes:
- the LOC115730916 gene encoding very-long-chain aldehyde decarbonylase CER1 isoform X2; the encoded protein is MASKPGLLTEWPWKPLGSFKYAILAPWAAHSTYQFMAKGPDERDLGYFLAFPFLLARMLHNQIWISLARHRTAKGNNRIVDRGIEFEQVDRESNWDDQILFNGILFYVGLVTIPEASHLPLWRTDGVIATVLIHTLAVEFLYYWLHRALHHHFLYSRYHSHHHSSIVTEPITSVIHPFAEHMAYFVLFAIPLLTTLITRTASIASFAGYVTYIDFMNNMGHCNFELIPNWLFTIFPPLKYLMYTPSFHSLHHTQFRTNYSLFMPIYDYIYGTMDRSTDATYETSLRRAEDLPDVVHLTHLTTPESVYHLRLGFASLASRPHSPKWYLRMLWPVTLASAAWTWIYGHSFILERNSFKKLKLQSWVIPRYNVQYLLEWRREAINGLIEEAILDANQKGVKVLTLGLFNQGEELNRNGELYIQKHRDLRTKLVDGSSLAVAVVLHSIPQGTSQVLLRGNLNKLAYAIAHALCARGIQIWLVGDGLAEEEQKRAPKGTLFIPFSQFPPKQIRRDCLYHSTPAMITPRSFDNLHSCENWLPRRVMSAWRVAGIVHALEGWNLNECGSMMLDIEKAWEASLRHGFRPLVISAV
- the LOC115730916 gene encoding very-long-chain aldehyde decarbonylase CER1 isoform X1, with protein sequence MASKPGLLTEWPWKPLGSFKYAILAPWAAHSTYQFMAKGPDERDLGYFLAFPFLLARMLHNQIWISLARHRTAKGNNRIVDRGIEFEQVDRESNWDDQILFNGILFYVGLVTIPEASHLPLWRTDGVIATVLIHTLAVEFLYYWLHRALHHHFLYSRYHSHHHSSIVTEPITSVIHPFAEHMAYFVLFAIPLLTTLITRTASIASFAGYVTYIDFMNNMGHCNFELIPNWLFTIFPPLKYLMYTPSFHSLHHTQFRTNYSLFMPIYDYIYGTMDRSTDATYETSLRRAEDLPDVVHLTHLTTPESVYHLRLGFASLASRPHSPKWYLRMLWPVTLASAAWTWIYGHSFILERNSFKKLKLQSWVIPRYNVQYLLEWRREAINGLIEEAILDANQKGVKVLTLGLFNQGEELNRNGELYIQKHRDLRTKLVDGSSLAVAVVLHSIPQGTSQVLLRGNLNKLAYAIAHALCARGIQVNVASKDEHEKLKGSLNGKYRGNLILSATYSQKIWLVGDGLAEEEQKRAPKGTLFIPFSQFPPKQIRRDCLYHSTPAMITPRSFDNLHSCENWLPRRVMSAWRVAGIVHALEGWNLNECGSMMLDIEKAWEASLRHGFRPLVISAV